TGCTCGATTTCCGCTGGGCTTTCGAGGCCGCGATTGAACATGCGGCGAGACAGCGCGATGGCACATCCGAGCAACACGCCGAGCACGGCGGCTACCGCCAGGACCATTAGTTTGCGCGGACGAACCGGCTCTTCCGGCACGACGGCGTAGTCGACGGTGCGAACATTACCAAGTTGACCGGCCTTCAATACCCGTAATTGCTGCGTGCTATCGAGCAACTTCATGTAGAGATCGTTGTTTACCTTCACATCGCGCATGAGACGCAGTGCCTGTTGTTGCGTCTCGGGCAATGCGGTCACCTGCTGCTCATACTGATCCTGCTGGTGCTCAAGTTCAGCGATTTGTGCGTCGACGGCGGCGACCGCCGGATGCGATGGCGTATAGCGTTGGACTAGTTCAGCACGCTGCTGCTGAAACTGCGTGAGCCGCGTCCTCGCATCGACAACGCTTTGCAGAAGCAACTTTCCTTGCGCGTCGAGATCGATTACCCCAGACTTCTCGCGATATGCGTTGTAGCGAGCCTCGGATTGATCGAGTTCCGCGCGGAGTTGCGGCAACTGCTCACCAAGGAAATCGAGCATCTGCTGCGCTTGAGCGGATCTTCGATCGACGTTGCGCTGTACATACAGGCTCGCGATCATATTAACGATAGCGGTAATGCGCGACGCGTCCTCGCCGTCGAGTTTCATGCCAATGATTCCCGACTGCTTGGTCTTCTCGGCAATGTCGAGGTTCTTTTGAAGGCGCTCGACAGTCTGCTGTGTGGGGAGCCGCTTAAGGTCGAAATGCGCGCCCGGCAGCGCAAGCAATGACATCACCTTGAGTGTGACGGCACCGTATTCCGTGTTGCCCGTGGCCAGCGTACCGACGCGCCCGCGAATCACCACATTTCCATTCGGCGCGGCCAGTTCAAATCGTTCATCGGCTTGCGCGGTCAGCGTGAATTTGGCGTTGAATAATGCCGGGGGAACATCGAATTGCCCCACAACGATACGTTCGCCACCCCAGGAAAAGCCGGTCAGCCCCAAGATAGGTGGAAGCAATTCGTTGCTGCGTTTGGATCGGTACCGCGCAACTGTCGCCCCGATAAACGGGAAGTAATGCGGTCGCGCATCGACATCGACGTGCAGCCTGCTCACCGTTTCGCCAACCACTGCGCGCGAGCGGATCAACTCGATTTCGGCGTCGGCTGTCGCCTTCTGCTGAAAGAGCGACGCCAGATCGCCCAACTTGTCATTGATCGAGCCGGCTCCCGAGTCGTCATCCACCTGAATCATCGCGTCGGCGCGATAAACCGGCGTACTCAGGAAGGCGTACATCGCGCCAAGCAGAAACACAACCGCGGTGACGACGCCGATCAGCGAGAGGCTTTCGCGGAGTACCGCAAATAACTCCGAGAGATCGATTTCATCGTCGTCCGATGGATGGTTGGACGGATTTTTCTTGAGAAGAGTCATGTTTCAGTGAACCTGCTGTCCTGCCAGGACGTCACACCAATGCGCGACGCCATGTTCGATCTGCGCGACAGCCAGATCGAACGTTGTGCGATGACGGCGATAGGGATCGACGATGTCGATACCCTCCTCGCCTTCGATCAGACGAAATACCTTGCCCCGGGAGAAAGGCCACGCGGACTCGATCTGTTCACGCTGCACTTTGGTCATCGTGAGAATCAGATCGGCTCCGCGCACGCGCTTGTCAGTAACTGATGAGGCGATGTGTTCATCGAGAGCGACACCGCGCTCGCGCGCCAGTTGGACGATGAGCGGGTCGGCACTCTCGCCCGTTAGCGCGTGCGTGCCGGCAGAACTAAACGCAATGTCTGGCAACGATCGGGCGAGCATCGCGCACGCAAGCGGGCTGCGGCAAATGTTGCCTTCGCAAACCACGAGTACGTTCTCAATCATTTAGCCACTAGCCCTGCGGTCAAGCCCGCGTTGATTGCCGGTATCAGCAGGGAAAGAACGCGGTTGAAGCGAACCAGTCCGTTACCATCGACGTACACGACGTCCTTGGGTTGAAGGTCGAATTCTTTCGCCACAAGCATCGCCACCGGCGATCGTCCATCAAGGTGAAACACCTCGGGTTTCCCGTTCAAAGCGCCGCGAATCACGAACATTTGTGCTGCGTCGGCTGTTGATGCATTGACACTGCCGGCCTGCGCGATCGCGTCGGCCAGCGTGATACGGCCTGTGCGGCGCGGAATGGCTGAGATGGGCTTGTTGACTTCGCCCATGACATAGACGTCGTTTTCGTCGCGCGCGACGACGTGCAACATGTCGCCGGGCTTTAGATAGAGCCGCGAGGGGCTTTGCCCGCTCGCCACCATCTGCGTGAGGTCGATACGATGAGAGCTGCCGCCGCGCACAAGCACGAGATCGCTTTGATCGGCTGAATCCGCAAAACCGCCTGCGCGCGAAATGGCTTCGTAGAGCGACATCGGCACGTCGTTCACGGCGACAACACCGGGATTGCGCACTTCGCCGTCGACATACACTTCGTGCGCGCGATACGACGCCATTCGCACGGTCACCTGAGGCTTGACGAAGTAGCGGGCCAAGGCGGTGGTCAAGCGGCGCTGCACTTCCTCCGCGCGAAGTCCGGCAACGTGTAACGTGCCCGCATATGGAAAAGTGAGATCGCCTGCTTGATCGACGACGAAACCGGAATACGGATCAGCTGGCCGATTAGACGCCTGGGACTGGGAGCCGCCCATCGCTGCTGCAATTTCGGGGTGATCCCAAACGACGATCTGCAGCACATCGCCCGCACCGATGGTGTAGGGCTGCGGTGCCCCCGCAAGCAATTCGAGTTGCGCGCGCTGCTGCTTCAGCCGTTCATCTTGAAATACTTTCAGCAGTGCGAAGTTAAGTTCAGTGATGGCAATGTCAGGCGTGCTCGCGCTGGCGTTGGACGCCGGCGGCGTTGCCTTGCCTTCAGCGGATTTCTCCGTCTCAGTTGAGCCGGCCTTCCAGTCACCGCCCGCCAAAGCCGGCGACTGAGCCGCCCCCTGCGACACAGTCATGCGCATGCCCGGCGCGACCGCGCATGCGCCCAACTCAGCGCAAAGCGCAACGGCCGCACCAAGGCACAGAAGTCGTGGCCGGTTTGCAATCGGCTTGTTCAATCGTTTCAGCACGTCTCTACGTTCCAGCTAGTCAATACGCGTTGCGGTGGACTAGTCCCTTGAAAATTGTCGCGACAATGATGCGCATGTCGAGACCGAAGGACCAGTTGCTCAAATAGAAGAGATCGTGTTCGACGCGCCCTTCCATCTTTTCGATGCGATCGGTCTCGCCACGAAAGCCGTTCACTTGCGCCCAACCCGTTATGCCCGGCTTGATGCGGTAACGATGGATGTAGCCGTCGACAATATTTTGATAAAGCGTGTCGTGCTCGATGGCGTGCGGCCGTGGTCCGACCACCGACATATCGCCGCGCAGAACGTTGAGAAACTGGGGCAACTCATCAAGGCTGGTACGACGTAAAAATGCGCCCACACGCGTAATGCGCGGGTCGTTCCGTGTCGCTTGCTTGACTACGCCATGCGCCGCCTGATGTATCCGCATGCTGCGAAACTTGTAAATCTCGAAGATCCGTCCGTTGGCGCCCTTACGCTTTTGCGTGAAGAGCACTGGACCTGGCGAAGAAATCTTTACAGCGAGTGCGATGGCAATGAGCAACGGACACAGCATGGTCAACGCGCATAGGGCGAAAGCACGATCGAATCTGTCCTTGATCACCAACGCGTCCGACGACAGGGGCGAGCCGACCAGATTGATCGCTGACGCGCCCTCAAGTTTGATCATCTCGCCTTCGAACAAGGCCATACCGCTCACGTCGGGAATGAAGCGGATATTCACGAGATCGCGACGGAACAATTCGATGAAATCGAGAATGGTGCGCTCCTCCGAAAGCGGCAGCGCGAGCCAAAGCTCCTTGACCTGATAGCGACGCACATACTCGGCGAAGCCTGATCTGTCATGGAACGCAGGCATCGCGCCGGGCGCTGCCGCCATGTCCAGACCCGTATCGAAGATCGTCGAGACAATCCAGCGCGAATTGGGAGTCGACTCGATCTTTCGCAGCAGCTGTCGGCAGTGTTCGCCGCTTCCCACTATGGCGACGGCTCGCGAGCCTGCGATGTGACGTTCGCGACGACGGCTGAGCACACAGGCGACCAGGCGGACAAGGACGAGCCCGGTGCCCGAAAAAAGAGTCCAGCGCAAGACCCGGAGATTGTCAGGGCGCCACGGATCGCCGAGGATCACGACGACGACCAGCGCTACCACGAGCGACAACAACCAGGCGAGCACCGGCGCACAGATACAGCGCACGAAGATGCGACGATGTCCGATTCGATACAGGCCAAACAGAGGAAAGACTAACGCCGACACCAGGAGCGCGAACGCGAGTAAAGCACTGTCATAGCCGCCACCGTCAGGCAACCGCTCAAACCGCGCAGCCACAAGCGCACCGAGCGCGATCACGGCGAAATCCAGCGTGCGCGTCAATACGCCGCCATTACGCGGCGGCACACCGACGAAGCTTTGTGCAGGCAAATGCATAGAACGATTCCTGAATGAATTGGATTGCGCGTCGCCAACGACACGACTCGTCACAACGAGCGCAGCCCGTTTGCCGAATTTGGCGAGCAATTCATTCGAGAAAAGTCCTGCGACGCCATACATTTGCGAAGAAGAAAATAAGAAAGTTGAATCTTCAAGATTCGATAAGCTGCCCACATATTTCCGCCTCTCTCAGCAGACTCAAGGACCTTCACGCTCGTGAAAAAGCAGCTTACCGATCACTACAAGCGCGGCGACGTCAGGCGCCCACTTTCACGCAGCAAGCGCTAGTCGAGCTGTATTTTGAATTTATGACCGAAGGAAGGAGTCTCGTCGACTTTGGGATTTGCGCATATAGGAACAGTCCGAATTGGGAGATCCACCAGCGCAGAGATGACTCAACAATGCCAAAAATTTCACGTAATCTCCGATTTCGTCGGGATATTTACAAAAATCTATACATTGTATTAGGTAGTACTACTTATATTTAGGAATTTTCTGTAGCCAATCACACGGTCGACAGTGCGGACGTTGCAAGGGGAGACGATGACCTTGATTCAATTCAGAAGAAAAGCACCCGCTTCGAATCGAGTAGTTTTTAGTTAATTAAGTTGCTTTACTCGATATTTATTTTAAAATTAATAAAATCAATACAACTTTAACAATCTGGTCGGGCGACGCCAGAATTCTGGCGTCGTCGACGGAAAATTGTTACCCCTTCTTCTGAATAAACTCGATCTTGTATCCGTCCGGATCGGTCACGAACGCAATCACGGTCGTGCCATGCTTCATCGGGCCGGCTTCGCGCACCACCGTGCCGCCCTGCTCCTTGATTTTCGCGCAGGCCGCGTAGGCATCTTCGACCTCGACCGCGAGGTGTCCGAAGCCGGTGCCAAGATCGTAGGAAGGCGTGTCCCAGTTGTGGGTCAGCTCGATCACCGTGCCGTCGCGCTCATCCGTGTAGCCCACGAACGCCAGCGTGAACTTGCCGTCCGGGTAGTCTTCGCGGCGCAGCAGTTTCATGCCGAGCAGCTCGGTGTAGAACTGGATCGAACGATCGAGATCGCCGACCCGAAGCATCGTGTGCAAAAGGCGCATGGGGGACTCCGTTATGCCGTCGTGAAAAGCGGGACTGTACCAAAATCCCGCTGGGCCTGCCCGCGGCGGCAAAGTCCGCCGATTTGCTCTAGCATGTTCGCCATCCCGAAATTGCCGGCCGTCCGCGGCGGCAGTTTCGCTGGCCCAACGTCATCAACAGACGCGTAAGTAACAAGCGACAAGGAGTAGGACATGCGGATTCTGGTTGTCGGTGCAGGTGCAACGGGCGGTTACTTCGGCGGCCGGCTCGCCGCCGCTGGGCGCGACGTGACGTTTCTGGTGCGCGAGGCGCGCGCGGCGCAGTTACGCGACGAGGGCCTCGTGATTCGCAGCAAGGCCAACGGCGATCTCACGCTGCGCGACGTCAAGACGGTGACGAAAGACACGCTCGATACACCGTTCGACTTGATCCTGCTCAGCTGCAAGGCTTACGACCTCGAGAACGCCATCGACTCGTTCGCGCCCGCCGTCGGCCCCGAAACGCAGATCCTGCCGCTGCTCAACGGCATGCGTCATCTGGACATCCTGCAGGCGCGCTTCGGCACGCAAGCCGTGCTCGGCGGCATCTGCCTGATCGCCTCCACGCTCAACGACAAGCGCGAGATCGTGCATCTGAACGACTCGCAGGCCATCACGTTCGGCGAACTCGGCGGCGGCGTCTCGGCGCGCGCGCAGACCATCGCCGAGACCTTCGGCAACGCCGGCTTCGCCATTAAGGCGAGCGGGCAGATCCTGCTGGACATGTGGGAAAAGTGGGTGTTTCTCGCGACGCTCGCGGGCAGCACGTGCCTGTTTCGCGCGCCCATCGGCGCGATTCTGGCCACGCCCGACGGCGCCGCGACCATCGAGCGCCTGTTCGCCGAATGCCGCGCGATTGCCGCCGAACACGGCCACGCGGTGCGCGAGAGTTTCCTCGAACGCTCGCGCGCCATGCTGTTCGCCACGGGTTCGTCGCTCACGGCGTCGATGCTGCGCGACGTGCAAAACGGCTCGCGCATCGAAGCCGACCACATCCTCGGCGATCTGATCCGTCGCGGCGGCGCGGCGCAACGCTCGGCGAGCGAGCTGTCGGTGCTGCGCATCGTCTATAGCCAGTTGAAGGCGTACGAAGCGCTGCGCAACGACGCGAGCTGACCGGGTCGAAAGCCGCAAAGCCGGGCGCGGCCACCCTGTCGCGCCTGGGGGCATCGTCGGGCGACCGTAAGGTTTTTGCTATCGTTAGGCTCCAATCTTCCTGGCCGAGCGTCCTTCGATGAGCACCGTTGCCCTGCCCGTGCGCCGCGTGCCGGACGCGCAAGCCGTCGTCCTCATGATCGCCCTCTGCGCGATCTGGGGCTTTCAGCAAGTCGCGATCAAGAGCGCGAATGCCTCCGTGCCACCGGTGTTCCAGGCGGCCTTGCGTTCGGCGATCGCGGCCATGCTGGTGTGGGGCTGGGCGCGCGCACGCGGCACGCCGCTCTTTCGCGCCGACGGCACGCTGGCCGCCGGCCTGCTCGCGGGCAGCCTGTTCGCGGCGGAGTTCGTCTGCATCTTCGTCGGCCTGACGATGACGAGCGCCACGCGCATGGCGGTGTTTCTCTACACCGCGCCCTGTTTCACGGCGCTCGGCCTGCACTGGTTCACGCCCGGCGAGCGCATGCGGCGCACGCAGTGGATCGGCGTGTCGATAGCGTTCGTCGGCATGGCGCTCGCCTTCGCCGACGGCTTCGTGCGTCACGGTTCGGCCAGCGGCGCGACCCACGCGATGCTCGTTGGCGTTGCCGGCGACGCGCTCGGCGTGCTCGGCGGTATCGCCTGGGCCGCGACCACGGTCGTCGTGCGCTCAAGCCCGCTCGCGCGGGTGAGCGCGAGCAAGGCGCTCTTCTATCAACTGGCGGTTTCGGCCGTGGTATTGCTCGCGCTTGCGGCGGGCGTCGGCCAGATGGAAGTGCGCGCGGTCACGCCGCTCGCGGTGCTGAGTCTCGGCTATCAAGCCGTGGTGGTCGCGTTCGTGAGCTACCTGACGTGGTTCTGGCTGCTCACGCGCTACATGGCTTCGCGGCTTTCGGTCTTCTCGTTTCTCACGCCGCTCTTCGGCGTGACGTTCGGCGTGCTGCTGCTCGGCGAATCGTTCAACTACCGTTTTCTCGCGGCCGCCCTGCTCGTGCTCGCGGGCATCGCGCTCGTCAACGCGCCCGCGAAGCGGCGCGCCTGAATCGCTCGCGCGCGAGTGACGTCGCGCGGCGTCTTACCCGTGTCGTGCGATCCGGTCGCCTGACGGGCCGCGCGTCACACGCCTCAGACCGCGCTTTCCAGCGCCTGCGCGAGCCGCACGTATTCGTCCACGGGCACTTCCTCGGCGCGGCGCGCGAGATCGAAACCGAGCGCGTCGAAATCGAGCCGGTCGCGATAATCGGCCAGCGTATTGCGCAGCATCTTGCGGCGCTGCGAGAACGCCGCCGTCACGAGTTCGCCGAGCAGCACGCCGTTCACCTTCGCCAATTCGTGCGGCGCGTACGGAATCATGCGCACGATCGCCGAATCCACCTTGGGCGGCGGCTGGAACGATTCGGGCGGCACGTCGATCAGCTTGTCGATCACGTAGCGATACTGCAGCATCACCGTGAGCCGGCCGAACGCCTTGCTGCCCGGCTCGGCGATCATGCGCTCGACCACCTCGTTCTGCAGCATGAAATGCTGGTCGATCACGCGCTCGGCAAAGGTGACGAGATGGAACAGCAGCGGGCTCGAAATGTTGTACGGCAGATTGCCGACGATGCGCAGCGAAGGCGTCTCGCCCGGCGCCGCCAGCGAGCCGAAGTCGAACGCGAGCGCGTCGCCCGCGTGCAGTTCGAGCAGCGGCCCGAACTTCTTCGTGAGGCGCGCGATCAGGTCGCGGTCCAGCTCGACCGCGTGCAGCGGCGCTTCGGGTGTGGCGAGGCGTTCGATCAGCGGCTCGGTGAGCGCGCCGAGACCCGGCCCGATTTCGACCATGCGCTCGCCGCGCTGCGGGCGAATGACGTCGACGATCGAGTCGATCACGCCCGTGTCGACGAGAAAGTTCTGGCCGAAGCGCTTGCGCGCGAAGTGGCCCTGGTGCTGTCTGCTGCTATTGGACATCGTTTCGAAATCTGTCAGAGGCCGCGCCGGTGGCGCGCCATCGATACGGCCGTGTCGAGAGCGGCGATCAGGCTGCCCGCATCCGCGCGGCCGGTACCCGCGAGGTCGAGCGCGGTGCCGTGATCGACCGAGGTGCGCACGATCGGCAAACCGAGCGTCACGTTGATGCCCTCGCCGAACGTCGCGTATTTGAGAACCGGCAGGCCCTGGTCATGGAACATCGCCAGCACGCAGTCCGCGTCTTTGAGGTAGCGCGGCTGGAACAGCGTGTCGGCGGGATACGGGCCGCGTGCGTCGATGCCTTCGGCCGTGGCGCTCGCGAGCGCCGGCGCGATGATGTCGATTTCCTCGCGGCCGAGATAGCCGTTCTCGCCCGCGTGCGGATTGAGGCCGGTCACGAGAATGCGCGGCAACGGCACGCCGAAATGGTGGCGCAGGTCGTGATGAATGATGCGCAGCGTTTCGACGATGCCTGCCACGCTCAGCGCCGCCGAAACGTCCTTGAGCGGCAGGTGCGTGGTCGCGAGCGCGACGCGCAGCGGGCGCGCGCCGGTGCCCGCGAGCATCATCACCACGCGCGGCGTGCCGGTGCGTTCGGCGAGGTATTCGGTATGGCCGGTGAACGGCACGCCCGCGTCGTTGATCGTGCTCTTTTGCAGCGGCGCGGTGACGATCGCGTCGAACTCGCCGGCCGTGGCGCCGTCGATCGCGCGATCGAGCAGCGCAAGCACGTAGCGGCCGTTGGCGGCGTCGAGCTTGCCGGCCTGCACGCGCGTGCCGAGCGGGATGTCTTCGATTTCCACGGGCTGGGTCGCGAGCAGCGCGGCCCAGTCGACGTTGACGGCTTTCGCGCGCGCTTCGAGCAGCGCCCGGTCGCCGAGCACGACGAAGCGGGCGTTGGGCCAGTGAGCGGCCGCGCCCGCGAGCGCGGCGACGGTGAGTTCGGGACCGACGCCGGCCGGCTCGCCCGTGGTGATGGCAATGCGGATCGGGCCCGCCTTCCGCGGGGCCGGAGCCGGCGACGATGCGGAGGCGTTCATGGCTCGATTTCCTTTGGCTTAGTTGCTCTGCGGCGGCGTCATGCCCGCGATCTTGTAGCTCACGTAGGCGCTGTCTCGCAGCTGGCGCAGCCAGTCGGCGTAAGCCTGTTCAGCCTTGCGCTGACCGATGGCCTGGCGCGCGAGGTCCATCTGCTGGGCGACCGAGCCTTCCGCGTCGCGGCGGCCGAGCACCTGGATCAGGTGATAGCCGTATTCCGTGCGCACCGGCTCGCTCAGCTGGCCGTCCTGCAGCGTGTTCATGGCGCGTTCGAATTCGGGCACGGTTTCGCCCGGGCTGATCCAGCCGAGGTCGCCGCCCTGCGAAGCCGAGCCGTCCTGCGAATAGGTACGCGCGAACTTGGCGAAGTCGCCGCCCTGCGCGACCTGCTGGCGAATTTCGAGCAGTTTCTGGCGCGCCTGCTGCTCGGACATGCCGTCGCCCACGCGCAGCAGAATGTGGCGCACGTGCGTTTGCACGAGCTTGGTGGCATCGGCGCTCGTGCCCTGACCCTGGCGGCGCTCGACGAGACGCACGATCTCGAAGCCGTCACTGGTGCGGATCAGCGAGGGATTCACTTCGCCCGGACGCAGCGTGGAGGCCGCCGTCACGAATTCCGGCGGCAGCTTGGCCGCCGGCAGGAAGCCCATGTCGCCGCCCTTGCTCGCGTCCGGCGCCTGCGAATTCGACTTCGCGAGGCTTTCGAACTTGCTGCCCGACTGCGCCTGCTTCAGCAGCGCGTTGGCCTTGGCCTGGGCGGCTTCGATGTCGGTTTCCGAAGCGTTGAGCGGCGCCTTGACGAAGATGTGCTCGAAGTGCAGGTCGTTGCTCTGGCCCGCGTTCGGTCCGCGCTGGCTCGCGATGTAGTTCGCGACTTCGGCGTCGGACACCGAGATCTTGCTGTCCACTTCCTTCTCGCGCAGGCGCGAGAGCGTGAGTTCCGTGCGCGCGTCGCGCGTGAACGTGCTCCAGGGCACGCCCGCCGCTTCGATCCGCCCGCGGTACGTGGCGAGGTCCATGCCGTTCGCCTGCGCGAGGCGCTCGAGCGTGCGGTTCACGGCGGTGTCGTCGATGGTGATGCCGTCTTCCTTGGCCTTCTGGAGCTGGATGCGTTCGAGCACCATCTGGTTGAGCACCTGCGCGCGCAGCTGGTCGCTCGGCGGCACCGGCGCGTTCTGCTGCTGCAGGCGGCGCGCGATCAGGTTGACGCGGTCGTCCAGCTCGCGCTGCGTGATCACGCCGTCGTTGACGACGGCCGCGATCGTGTCGACGGTCTGGCCGTTGTTCGCGCCCGGGAGCCCTTGAGCTTGCGCCGGCGCGGCCGGCAGGATGCCTGCGATGGCGATGAGACTCGCAGCGTACGCTGCCAGGCGAAGCTTTTTCATGATTCCCACAGATACTCCAAAGTTGGCGGGCACGCTTCACCCGTCTCTATGCAACCGACCCCGCGCGGCTCCTGGGCACGCCTCACGAAGAAAGCGCGCCGGATCACGCGTTATTGATAATCCGTGAAGCGCGACGGCAACGGTCCCGAACCCGGCACCGGCGTGTAGCCCGGCACGCTGGCCTTGAACGCCGCGACGAGGCCGTTGTCGACGTTCGAAAAGCCCTTGAGCGTGAGCTGCGCGAGGAAGCGCGTGGCCGAATTCGTGCCGCCCGTGGTGTTGATGCCGTTAGCGTAACGCTGAAGCCCCACGCCGAGCACCCAGCAATCCGCGTCGTACTGCATGCCGACCAGGCCGTCCACGATCCGGTGACCGCTCAGATCGTAGTTGAAGCGGCCCACGGCGTATACCCGGTGCGAGAACGGCCATTGCGCGGAAACCAGGATCTGGTTGATCGGCTCGTTGTCGAGCGTGGTGTTCGCGCGGGTGTAGCGGTAGGCGATGTTCAGCACGCGGCTCGGGCCGGGGCTGTAGCCGAAACCGACGCTCGCCTTCGTGAGCTGGTTGTTGTCGGCATTATATTGGAACGCCGTTTCCGAAGCGAAACCGCGCCCGATCTTGAATGCCGCGCCCGCGATCAGGTCCGAGTGCGTCGCGTCCGTGGTCGAGGCGGTCGAGCCATTGCCCTCGGCCAGCGTGACGCGCTGATCCTGGAAGTAATACTGCTGCGCGAGCACGAAGCGCGCACGCTCGTCGCCGCTTGCCGGATCGAGGAAACGCGTGGTGATCGCGGCGGTCAGGCGGTTCGCGTCGGCAATGCGGTCGTTGCCGACGAAGGTGTTCGGCGTGAAGATTTCCGCCAGACCGAAGTCCGACTCGGCCGTGTCGAAAAGGGGCGCGAACTGCTGGTTGCGATACGGCGTGTACACGTAGTACAGGCGCGGCTCGAGCGTCTGGATGTAATCCTGGCCGAACAGGTGCACCGAGCGGTCGAACACGAGCCCCGTGTCGAAGCTAAAGGTCGGGATCGACTCGGTGAAGCTCTTGGGCGCGCCCACGTCGTCCGTGCCGATGTTGCTCAGGTTGTAGTCCGCGAAGTGCCATTGCACCTTCGGCGTGACGAAGTACCCGGGCCCCATCAGCGAGTACGACACGTACGGATTGAAGACGACGCGGTCGCCCTCGGTCGCGTCGGCCGTGGTGATGCGGAAGCGCGTGTAGTCGGCTTCCATGCCGTAGTCGAAGCCGCCGACGTTGTACTTCGCGTACTTCACGTTCAGCTCGGGCTCGCGGCCGTACGGCGCCACCGAAGGCTCCAGCGTCTGCCAGTGCTGCCAGCGCGTGAGCACGGACCACGGCCCATTGTTGTACGTGAGGCCGGCTTCCTGCTGATACAGCGTTTGCGTGCCGTTCAGAAACTGGTTGGCGGCCGACTGCAGATCTTCCGGATAGGTGTTGTCCGAGACCTTGTTGTAGTAGATGTAGCCGCCGAACCCGTTGCCGAAGTCCTGGTTGTGCTGCACGAACAGCGCGTAGCGGT
The Paraburkholderia acidisoli genome window above contains:
- a CDS encoding peptidylprolyl isomerase gives rise to the protein MGIMKKLRLAAYAASLIAIAGILPAAPAQAQGLPGANNGQTVDTIAAVVNDGVITQRELDDRVNLIARRLQQQNAPVPPSDQLRAQVLNQMVLERIQLQKAKEDGITIDDTAVNRTLERLAQANGMDLATYRGRIEAAGVPWSTFTRDARTELTLSRLREKEVDSKISVSDAEVANYIASQRGPNAGQSNDLHFEHIFVKAPLNASETDIEAAQAKANALLKQAQSGSKFESLAKSNSQAPDASKGGDMGFLPAAKLPPEFVTAASTLRPGEVNPSLIRTSDGFEIVRLVERRQGQGTSADATKLVQTHVRHILLRVGDGMSEQQARQKLLEIRQQVAQGGDFAKFARTYSQDGSASQGGDLGWISPGETVPEFERAMNTLQDGQLSEPVRTEYGYHLIQVLGRRDAEGSVAQQMDLARQAIGQRKAEQAYADWLRQLRDSAYVSYKIAGMTPPQSN
- a CDS encoding LPS-assembly protein LptD, yielding MPPRQFFQTISNSDDGVPVKRRLIAALLAVPGLVPALAHAQLAGDAALPAPLDGPWSLRLAPQLEDHPNVQGRHPATFVLGDSTTGTTDTDLAVKGAAELRQGMNVVKGDALHYDQDTDTADAYGHVVVVQNGTSFAGPEAHLRVEANEGFMPAPKYHFSLTGGSGSAERADLLDNERSVLTTGTYTACQCATDPAWYIKGSEFDFDTGSDEGVAHNAVLFFQNVPIFASPWLSFPLSGDRKSGLLPPTFSISSTNGYEVSLPYYFNIAPNRDFTFTPELISKRGVFLQGNYRYLSTNYSGSITGTFLPNDAITKTNRYALFVQHNQDFGNGFGGYIYYNKVSDNTYPEDLQSAANQFLNGTQTLYQQEAGLTYNNGPWSVLTRWQHWQTLEPSVAPYGREPELNVKYAKYNVGGFDYGMEADYTRFRITTADATEGDRVVFNPYVSYSLMGPGYFVTPKVQWHFADYNLSNIGTDDVGAPKSFTESIPTFSFDTGLVFDRSVHLFGQDYIQTLEPRLYYVYTPYRNQQFAPLFDTAESDFGLAEIFTPNTFVGNDRIADANRLTAAITTRFLDPASGDERARFVLAQQYYFQDQRVTLAEGNGSTASTTDATHSDLIAGAAFKIGRGFASETAFQYNADNNQLTKASVGFGYSPGPSRVLNIAYRYTRANTTLDNEPINQILVSAQWPFSHRVYAVGRFNYDLSGHRIVDGLVGMQYDADCWVLGVGLQRYANGINTTGGTNSATRFLAQLTLKGFSNVDNGLVAAFKASVPGYTPVPGSGPLPSRFTDYQ
- the pdxA gene encoding 4-hydroxythreonine-4-phosphate dehydrogenase PdxA, with amino-acid sequence MNASASSPAPAPRKAGPIRIAITTGEPAGVGPELTVAALAGAAAHWPNARFVVLGDRALLEARAKAVNVDWAALLATQPVEIEDIPLGTRVQAGKLDAANGRYVLALLDRAIDGATAGEFDAIVTAPLQKSTINDAGVPFTGHTEYLAERTGTPRVVMMLAGTGARPLRVALATTHLPLKDVSAALSVAGIVETLRIIHHDLRHHFGVPLPRILVTGLNPHAGENGYLGREEIDIIAPALASATAEGIDARGPYPADTLFQPRYLKDADCVLAMFHDQGLPVLKYATFGEGINVTLGLPIVRTSVDHGTALDLAGTGRADAGSLIAALDTAVSMARHRRGL